The Bombus terrestris chromosome 9, iyBomTerr1.2, whole genome shotgun sequence genome contains a region encoding:
- the LOC100647856 gene encoding uncharacterized protein LOC100647856 encodes MCLLFFILCIELLYSNVLVSGEWTKGEEMRNKSVGRSKREFEGEYLVFPEGSNIQLVYCMTISTYAKPEGMFNIGLTAGQAWELPSKSTLSNTFGDYHRRSRRQLYRKMELLLGSQGKDGKACVLKAICNASRRSRREIGNGHFLAEIMHAVFSLPASYDNTDSMTEYERAYFLKENCNEAQRRCPDVF; translated from the exons ATGTGTCTCTTGTTTTTTATACTCTGCATCGAACTTTTGTATTCTAACGTCTTAGTCTCTGGCGAGTGGACGAAGGGAGAGGAAATGAGGAATAAAAGCGTTGGAAGGTCGAAGAGAGAGTTCGAGGGCGAGTACCTAGTGTTTCCGGAAGGCAGCAACATTCAA CTGGTGTATTGCATGACCATCTCTACCTACGCGAAGCCTGAGGGAATGTTCAACATTGGATTGACGGCTGGCCAGGCATGGGAGCTGCCCTCGAAGAGCACGCTGTCGAACACGTTCGGGGATTACCATCGTCGAAGCAGAAGGCAACTGTACCGTAAGATGGAGCTTCTTTTGGGAAG CCAAGGCAAAGATGGAAAGGCTTGCGTCCTGAAGGCAATCTGCAACGCCTCTAGAAGGAGTCGGAGGGAGATCGGGAATGGACATTTTCTCGCAGAGATCATGCACGCTGTGTTTTC GTTACCAGCGAGCTACGACAACACTGATTCAATGACCGAGTACGAGAGAGCTTACTTCCTAAAAGAGAATTGCAACGAAGCGCAGCGGAGATGTCCGGATGTGTTCTAA
- the LOC100647737 gene encoding uncharacterized protein LOC100647737, producing the protein MRAPWLVLILARILELVLGDHVCHRNHTDISIPDQRSPEILSRRRRLTFPMGSTFVLTLSILQPIQIKLPSNWNLDFEFDVIWPIPQQENFRKKYHKKRPWMVKRRHRRELYATFETALNSRNLPGKQCILRTICEAKTLLSPRGVSFVEDVIRLILSNVERVKEVDSYDVAYRTKMPCDVIYPCPFSLLKLLLFNLYSDDLG; encoded by the exons ATGAGAGCCCCGTGGCTGGTGCTGATTCTCGCtaggatcctcgagctggtccTCGGGGACCACGTGTGTCACCGTAATCACACCGACATCAGCATCCCCGATCAAAGATCACCGGAGATTCTGTCCAGACGAAGGCGACTCACTTTTCCAATGGGCAGCACATTTGTG CTGACGCTGTCCATATTGCAACCGATTCAAATTAAACTACCCAGTAACTGGAATCTCGATTTCGAGTTCGATGTAATTTGGCCGATACCGCAGCAAGAGAATTTCCGGAAAAAATATCACAAGAAAAGGCCGTGGATGGTGAAACGACGTCATCGTCGCGAATTGTACGCCACTTTTGAGACTGCGTTGAACAG TCGGAACCTACCAGGAAAACAGTGCATTCTCAGGACGATCTGCGAGGCAAAAACGCTGTTGAGTCCGCGAGGAGTGTCATTTGTGGAAGACGTTATTCGATTGATATTAAG CAACGTTGAACGTGTGAAGGAAGTGGATTCCTACGACGTTGCTTACAGAACAAAGATGCCATGTGATGTTATTTATCCTTGTCCATTTTCTCTCTTGAAGCTGTTACTCTTTAACTTGTACTCCGACGATCTAggttaa
- the LOC100652079 gene encoding uncharacterized protein LOC100652079: MSRNERCFLLLIICVLLSDYQVNSDRDARLSRRKRYVVFPEGSTFSIALCLTVHTLTPDDNIFTEGVNWGISYDLPNESKPALDPLLQLRHDEIKPLKKYGHHSTVNAINKNIVKYSGWNRNDKYYVKPGKSKYHKSDYYYLQRRHRRQLYNKLETIMNAMNFEGRTCVLRALCEASQRLMPKGNTLVEEMMRISFSFPLKRLFAHEPEEHHAYSRAHKAGHEGHDCASMYAGCSFSLIDMALGKYDTSATRRPQLPPGYADTAESFGDWARYNMK, from the exons ATGAGTCGAAACGAACGTTGTTTCCTTCTTTTAATAATCTGCGTCCTGCTAAGTGATTATCAAGTGAACTCGGACCGGGACGCTCGTTTGTCGAGGAGAAAACGATACGTCGTTTTTCCCGAAGGCTCGACTTTCTCT ATCGCTCTATGTCTTACGGTGCATACTCTGACACCGGACGATAACATTTTCACGGAGGGAGTCAATTGGGGTATCTCATACGACCTACCAAACGAAAGCAAGCCGGCTCTAGACCCCCTTTTGCAATTGAGACACGATGAGATTAAACCTCTGAAGAAATATGGTCATCATTCGACGGTGAACGCGATCAACAAGAACATTGTGAAATATTCCGGATGGAACAGAAACGATAAGTATTACGTGAAACCAGGGAAAAGCAAGTACCACAAGTCAGACTACTATTACTTGCAACGTAGACATCGCAGGCAACTTTACAATAAACTGGAGACCATTATGAACGC GATGAACTTCGAAGGGAGAACGTGCGTGCTTCGAGCGCTCTGCGAGGCCTCTCAGCGGCTGATGCCCAAAGGAAACACTCTCGTCGAAGAGATGATGAGGATATCATTCTC CTTCCCTTTGAAGCGGCTGTTCGCTCATGAGCCGGAGGAGCATCATGCGTATAGCAGAGCTCACAAAGCAGGCCATGAGGGCCATGATTGCGCCTCCATGTACGCCGGATGCAGTTTCTCCCTGATCGACATGGCCCTCGGGAAATACGACACATCAGCGACGCGGCGACCTCAACTTCCGCCAGGATACGCCGATACGGCTGAATCTTTCGGAGACTGGGCCAGGTACAACATGAAATAA